From the Paludibacterium paludis genome, one window contains:
- a CDS encoding ParA family protein, whose product MFSVLVANPKGGSGKSTLSTNLAGYYACQGKKVMLGDVDKQQSSLAWLARRPEGLAPISGWEIAAGEPARPPKGTQVAILDSPAGLHGKKLDALIRRVDRILVPIQPSPFDMWASESFLGQLLEEKAVRKARVFLGVVAMRVDPRTRSARELEVFLSRYDIPVIGWLRDAQSYVRAAGEGLSIYDMPEGRTRKERESLASVVSWLGGAEPDHWFDK is encoded by the coding sequence GTGTTTTCGGTACTGGTGGCGAATCCCAAGGGCGGAAGCGGCAAGTCCACCCTGTCGACGAATCTGGCGGGGTACTACGCCTGCCAGGGCAAGAAGGTCATGCTGGGCGATGTGGACAAGCAGCAGTCTTCGTTGGCCTGGCTCGCCCGGCGCCCCGAGGGGCTGGCGCCGATCAGCGGGTGGGAAATCGCGGCGGGAGAGCCGGCGAGGCCGCCCAAGGGAACGCAGGTGGCGATCCTGGATAGTCCGGCCGGATTGCACGGCAAGAAGCTGGACGCGCTGATCCGTCGTGTCGACCGTATTCTGGTGCCGATTCAGCCATCTCCGTTCGATATGTGGGCCAGCGAAAGTTTTCTCGGGCAACTGCTCGAAGAAAAGGCGGTGCGCAAGGCCCGGGTTTTTCTTGGGGTGGTCGCCATGCGGGTCGATCCGCGCACCCGTTCCGCGCGGGAGCTGGAGGTGTTTTTGAGTCGCTACGACATCCCGGTGATCGGTTGGTTGCGCGATGCACAAAGCTATGTGCGGGCCGCCGGCGAAGGACTGTCGATTTACGATATGCCGGAAGGGCGAACCCGCAAGGAGCGGGAGAGCCTGGCGTCCGTGGTGTCATGGCTGGGCGGCGCCGAGCCGGATCACTGGTTTGACAAATGA
- a CDS encoding GMP reductase — protein sequence MIKTELNYGDVYLVPKKTVVDSRKACDTSVQFGPRRFDMPIYPANMKSVVSDETCEYFARRGWFYTLHRFNTDSVAFVRDMQEKGLFASISIGVNDDTIAQLEALADAGLVPEYMTLDIANAWCVKAESMIARVRRMFPGTFLIGGNIATADAARDLESWGCDAIKAGIAGGRVCITKNKTGFHRPMVSTVSECAAAVSVPVIADGGIVEHGDMAKALACGATMIMAGSLFAGYDESAGQIVEINGKHYKEYFGSASQYNKGAYVNVEGKKILVEYKGSIDKLLRELKEDLQSSISYAGGTDLAALRDVEMIFVHR from the coding sequence ATGATCAAGACTGAACTCAACTACGGTGACGTTTACCTGGTTCCCAAAAAAACTGTCGTGGATAGCCGCAAGGCCTGCGACACGTCTGTCCAGTTCGGTCCGCGCCGGTTCGACATGCCGATCTATCCGGCCAACATGAAGAGTGTGGTGTCGGACGAAACCTGCGAGTATTTCGCGCGGCGTGGCTGGTTTTATACACTGCACCGCTTCAATACCGACAGCGTGGCGTTTGTGCGCGACATGCAGGAAAAGGGCCTGTTCGCCTCGATCAGCATCGGCGTCAACGACGATACGATCGCGCAACTGGAGGCCCTGGCCGACGCCGGCCTCGTTCCCGAATACATGACGCTCGATATCGCCAACGCCTGGTGCGTGAAGGCGGAAAGCATGATCGCGCGGGTGCGCCGGATGTTCCCGGGCACTTTTCTGATCGGCGGCAACATCGCCACGGCGGACGCCGCGCGCGACCTGGAAAGCTGGGGGTGCGACGCCATCAAGGCGGGGATCGCCGGCGGTCGCGTGTGCATTACCAAAAACAAAACCGGTTTTCATCGTCCGATGGTGTCGACGGTCTCGGAGTGCGCCGCCGCGGTGTCGGTGCCGGTGATCGCCGACGGCGGTATCGTCGAGCATGGCGATATGGCCAAGGCGCTGGCCTGCGGCGCGACGATGATCATGGCCGGGTCGTTATTCGCCGGCTATGACGAGTCGGCCGGGCAGATCGTCGAGATCAATGGCAAGCACTACAAGGAATACTTCGGCAGCGCTTCCCAGTACAACAAGGGGGCCTATGTGAATGTTGAAGGAAAAAAAATCCTTGTCGAGTACAAGGGCAGCATCGACAAGCTGTTGCGAGAGCTGAAGGAAGACCTGCAGTCGTCCATCAGCTATGCGGGCGGCACGGATCTTGCCGCCCTGCGCGATGTTGAAATGATTTTCGTGCACCGCTGA
- a CDS encoding MaoC family dehydratase has protein sequence MLYFEDFTPGRRFDTPSCTVTAEEIIEFATKHDPQPFHTDPVAAKRSLFDGLAASGWHTSALTMGLLSRSELAGTANGMIGMQVDKMRWPRPTRPGDTLTASAVVIDRKPSTSQPGFGVVRLAWETRNQNGEIAVRMETTMWVARRGRDTPG, from the coding sequence ATGCTGTATTTTGAAGACTTCACGCCAGGACGCCGTTTCGACACGCCGTCCTGTACCGTCACGGCCGAAGAGATCATCGAGTTCGCCACAAAGCACGACCCGCAGCCCTTTCATACCGATCCGGTCGCGGCCAAACGCTCCTTGTTCGACGGGCTGGCCGCGAGCGGATGGCATACCAGCGCCCTGACCATGGGGCTGCTGTCCCGCTCCGAACTGGCCGGCACGGCCAATGGCATGATCGGCATGCAGGTCGACAAGATGCGCTGGCCAAGACCGACCCGGCCGGGCGATACCCTGACGGCGTCGGCGGTCGTCATCGACCGCAAGCCCTCCACGTCGCAACCCGGATTCGGCGTGGTGAGGCTGGCCTGGGAAACCCGCAACCAGAACGGCGAGATCGCCGTGCGGATGGAAACCACGATGTGGGTGGCGCGCCGGGGGCGGGACACCCCCGGCTGA
- a CDS encoding [protein-PII] uridylyltransferase, whose protein sequence is MDAADALTRNWRATLTAARQRIADEYRADPQPERYLKRHSQTVDQLIESMWSVLGLGQQAALVAVGGFGRGQLFPSSDIDLLVLLPTPTPAGLEDTVSHFISLMWDVGLEVGHSVRTVEQCLSEAGGDITIETNLLESRLVAGNMPLYRMLETRLEQHRDPLAFFEGKTLEQQQRHLRHFGATNNLEPNIKESPGGLRDLQTILWIGKAIGLGGNWDALARRGILTLAETRLIKHSEKQLMRLRIDLHLLARRREDRLIFDLQQQMGKTLDLADTPAKRASEQVMQLFYRAAKTVSQLNGILLPTLQARIYSQVPRVVDNLNDRFYSVNGMLGIRQNDLFEKQPGAILEAFLMLQRHPELTGFAPRMLRALWHARARINERFRRDPANRATFLEILRSPGLTRALRRMNLYGVLGKYLPNFGRIVGQMQHDLFHVYTVDEHILMVVRNLRRFAISAFNHEYPFLSRLINDFDRPEVLYVAGLFHDIAKGRGGDHSELGRADAREFCENHGLSKEDTDLVEWLVSRHLTMSSVAQKQDIYDPETVARFAADVATPRRLAALYLLTVADIRGTSPKVWNAWKAKLLEDLYHSTLRHLANGGKVDRNSELEERQHQARAMLRLHAIPEGAQDNLWSRLDTVYFLRHEAREIAWHARVLNHLVDTPVPVVRARLSDDREGLQVLVYTPDQPELFVRICAFFGRTNYSIADAKIYTTRHGYALDTFHVFIPEHDKGGNYRDMINFIEFELASALAAPQADLSAGSGRISRHLKHFPITPQVLIRPDDRSDFHVVSLVAGDRPGLLARVASVLTEHGLNVHSAKIMTLGGRVEDSFLVTGPGLGDAKQVIQLEAALIKALRI, encoded by the coding sequence ATGGATGCCGCCGACGCGCTGACCCGCAACTGGCGCGCCACGCTGACGGCGGCACGCCAGCGCATTGCCGACGAATACCGGGCCGATCCGCAGCCCGAGCGCTATCTCAAGCGGCACAGCCAGACCGTCGACCAGCTGATCGAATCGATGTGGAGCGTACTCGGCCTCGGCCAGCAGGCCGCCCTGGTCGCGGTCGGCGGCTTCGGGCGCGGCCAACTGTTTCCCTCCTCCGACATCGACCTGCTGGTTCTTTTGCCGACCCCGACGCCGGCCGGACTGGAAGACACCGTCTCCCATTTCATCAGCCTGATGTGGGACGTCGGTCTCGAAGTCGGTCACAGCGTCAGAACCGTCGAACAATGCCTGTCGGAAGCGGGTGGCGACATCACCATCGAGACGAACCTGCTCGAAAGCCGTCTTGTCGCCGGCAACATGCCCTTGTACCGGATGCTCGAAACCCGCCTCGAACAGCACCGCGACCCCCTCGCCTTCTTCGAAGGCAAAACACTCGAACAGCAGCAGCGCCACCTGCGTCATTTCGGCGCCACCAACAATCTCGAACCGAACATCAAGGAGAGCCCGGGCGGCTTGCGCGATCTGCAAACCATCCTGTGGATCGGCAAGGCCATCGGGCTTGGCGGCAACTGGGACGCGCTGGCTCGCCGCGGCATCCTCACGCTCGCGGAAACCCGCCTGATCAAGCACAGCGAAAAACAGCTGATGCGCCTGAGAATCGATCTGCACCTCTTGGCGCGGCGTCGCGAGGACCGGCTGATCTTCGACCTGCAGCAACAGATGGGCAAGACGCTGGATCTGGCGGACACGCCGGCCAAGCGCGCCAGCGAACAGGTCATGCAATTGTTCTACCGGGCGGCCAAGACGGTCAGCCAGCTCAACGGCATTTTGCTGCCCACCCTGCAGGCCCGAATCTATTCCCAGGTTCCGCGCGTCGTCGACAATCTGAACGACCGGTTCTACTCGGTCAACGGCATGCTGGGCATTCGCCAGAACGACCTGTTCGAAAAACAGCCAGGCGCCATTCTCGAAGCCTTCCTGATGCTGCAGCGCCACCCCGAACTGACGGGCTTCGCGCCGCGCATGCTGCGCGCCTTGTGGCACGCGCGCGCGCGCATCAACGAACGCTTCCGACGCGACCCGGCCAACCGCGCCACCTTCCTGGAAATCCTGCGCTCCCCGGGTTTGACCCGCGCGCTGCGGCGCATGAACCTGTATGGCGTGCTCGGCAAATACCTGCCCAATTTCGGCCGCATCGTCGGCCAGATGCAGCACGATCTTTTTCACGTGTACACCGTCGACGAACACATTCTGATGGTGGTGCGCAACCTGCGACGCTTCGCGATCAGTGCGTTCAACCACGAATACCCGTTCCTGTCGCGCCTGATCAACGACTTTGACCGCCCCGAAGTTCTGTATGTCGCGGGATTGTTCCACGATATCGCCAAGGGCCGGGGCGGCGACCACTCCGAGCTTGGCCGCGCCGATGCGCGGGAGTTCTGTGAAAACCACGGGCTGTCGAAAGAGGACACCGATCTTGTCGAATGGCTGGTCTCACGACACCTGACCATGTCGAGCGTCGCCCAGAAACAGGATATTTACGACCCGGAGACAGTCGCGCGTTTCGCGGCGGATGTCGCGACCCCGCGCCGGCTTGCCGCGCTGTACCTGCTGACCGTCGCCGACATCCGCGGCACCAGCCCCAAGGTCTGGAACGCCTGGAAGGCCAAGCTGTTGGAGGACCTGTATCACTCCACGCTGCGCCACCTGGCGAACGGCGGGAAGGTCGACCGCAACTCGGAGCTCGAAGAACGCCAGCACCAGGCCCGCGCCATGCTGCGGCTGCATGCCATTCCCGAAGGAGCTCAGGACAATCTGTGGAGCCGTCTGGATACCGTCTATTTCCTGCGTCACGAAGCCCGCGAGATCGCCTGGCACGCAAGAGTGCTCAATCACCTCGTGGACACGCCGGTCCCGGTGGTCAGGGCCCGCCTGTCGGACGACCGGGAAGGACTGCAGGTTCTGGTCTACACGCCGGATCAGCCGGAGCTGTTCGTGCGCATCTGCGCGTTCTTCGGCCGCACCAACTACAGCATCGCCGACGCGAAAATCTACACCACCCGTCACGGCTACGCCCTGGACACCTTCCATGTCTTCATTCCGGAGCATGACAAGGGCGGCAATTACCGTGACATGATCAATTTCATCGAGTTCGAGCTGGCGTCCGCCCTCGCCGCGCCGCAGGCCGACCTGTCCGCCGGCTCCGGGCGCATCAGCCGGCATCTGAAGCATTTCCCCATCACCCCCCAGGTACTGATCCGCCCCGACGACCGCTCCGATTTTCATGTTGTCTCGCTGGTCGCCGGAGACCGTCCCGGCCTGCTCGCGCGGGTGGCGAGCGTACTCACCGAGCATGGCCTCAATGTCCATTCGGCCAAGATCATGACCCTCGGCGGGCGTGTCGAGGACTCCTTTCTCGTCACCGGCCCCGGGCTTGGCGACGCCAAGCAGGTCATCCAGCTCGAGGCGGCGCTGATCAAGGCCCTCAGGATCTGA
- the lptG gene encoding LPS export ABC transporter permease LptG, which yields MKLIYRYILARLAGGTLLTLLALLCLYAFFDAIQNVSQLGTGTFTLGTMARYIGLLVPGHAYELMPLAVLIGCLVAMTQLVSNSEYTILRTSGVTMTQLARTLVLFGALFALLTVLLGEFLAPLASQQAERLKLQSTHSMVAQEFRSGIWAKDNNNYINVREMLPDSTLLGIRILSYDGNYRLIHSRYAERGTYNRGTREWTLFNVRDTLLADDRASVALHPTQTWKSVIEPAILNVLLVAPEQMSALNLYSYITHLRGNHQKTERYDIALWGKLFYPLACVSMALVALAFMPRQRRNGQLGLRLFLGICLGVAFHFINRLFGYLGLLHEWNAPMSATLPTVLFLAAGLFMILRQERR from the coding sequence ATGAAACTCATCTACCGCTACATTCTGGCCCGCCTCGCCGGCGGCACGCTGCTGACGCTGTTGGCGCTGCTGTGTCTTTACGCCTTTTTCGATGCCATCCAGAACGTCTCCCAACTGGGCACCGGCACCTTCACGCTGGGCACCATGGCACGCTACATCGGCCTGCTGGTCCCCGGCCATGCTTACGAACTGATGCCGCTGGCCGTTCTTATCGGTTGCCTGGTGGCGATGACCCAGCTTGTCAGCAATAGCGAATACACCATTTTGCGCACCAGCGGCGTGACCATGACCCAGCTTGCCCGCACGCTGGTGCTGTTCGGCGCCCTGTTCGCCCTGCTCACGGTCCTGCTCGGCGAATTCCTTGCGCCCCTGGCCAGTCAGCAGGCGGAACGCCTGAAACTGCAATCGACGCACTCGATGGTCGCCCAGGAGTTCCGCTCCGGGATCTGGGCCAAGGACAACAACAACTACATCAACGTGCGCGAAATGCTTCCGGACAGCACCTTGCTGGGCATCCGCATTCTCAGCTACGACGGCAACTACCGGCTGATCCACAGCCGCTACGCCGAGCGGGGCACCTATAATCGGGGCACCCGCGAATGGACGCTGTTCAACGTGCGCGACACCTTGCTCGCCGATGACCGCGCGAGCGTCGCCCTGCACCCGACCCAGACCTGGAAATCGGTGATCGAGCCCGCGATACTTAACGTCCTGCTGGTCGCGCCCGAGCAGATGTCGGCACTGAACCTGTACAGCTACATCACCCACCTGCGCGGCAATCACCAGAAAACCGAACGGTACGATATCGCGCTATGGGGAAAACTGTTCTATCCGCTGGCCTGCGTTTCGATGGCGCTGGTCGCCCTCGCGTTCATGCCGCGACAGCGGCGCAACGGCCAGTTGGGACTCAGGCTGTTCCTCGGCATCTGCCTCGGAGTGGCCTTTCACTTCATCAACCGTCTGTTCGGCTACCTTGGCCTGCTGCACGAATGGAACGCGCCGATGTCGGCCACCTTGCCGACCGTGCTGTTCCTCGCCGCCGGACTGTTCATGATCCTGCGCCAGGAGCGACGCTGA
- the lptF gene encoding LPS export ABC transporter permease LptF, producing MVFQKSLTRELTFTAIGVFSILLAILVSTQAINLLGRAAEGQIAGEAVGALIGFWALGLFPVLLILTVFVSVMVVLTRLWREHEMVVWLAAGLPLQRFIVPVLRFAVPMSVLVAIVSLYVGPWAEQRSQQYAEILKQREEMSAISPGLFKESGQSNRVYFIEKYGRDGKAQNIFFQDMTEGKVSTVLANNGHVETDDEGKRVLVLEDGRRYAGEPGSAAYEVVEFKRYAVVIGETRKLIGPRDNRQGLSTRTLYRQRHDAEARSELIWRFSMPVSCLVLALLAIPLSYFNPRSGQTYNLLVAILAYFMYQNALTLIRNAALHDRLPSSTMFACHLAVLLIALALMRYRNRPARPLGRVVSSLFGKA from the coding sequence ATGGTTTTTCAAAAAAGCCTGACACGCGAATTGACATTTACCGCCATTGGTGTGTTCAGCATACTTTTGGCGATTCTCGTCTCGACCCAGGCGATCAATCTGCTCGGACGGGCGGCCGAGGGGCAGATCGCCGGCGAAGCGGTCGGCGCCCTGATCGGCTTCTGGGCGCTGGGCCTGTTTCCCGTCCTGCTGATCCTCACGGTTTTCGTCAGCGTCATGGTTGTCCTGACGCGCCTGTGGCGGGAACACGAGATGGTGGTCTGGCTGGCCGCCGGCTTGCCGCTGCAGCGGTTTATCGTGCCGGTCCTGCGTTTTGCCGTGCCCATGTCGGTATTGGTCGCCATCGTATCGCTCTACGTCGGCCCCTGGGCCGAGCAGCGCAGCCAGCAATACGCGGAAATCCTGAAGCAGCGCGAAGAAATGTCGGCCATTTCCCCCGGTCTTTTCAAGGAATCCGGACAGTCGAACCGGGTTTATTTCATCGAAAAATACGGTCGCGACGGCAAGGCGCAAAATATCTTCTTCCAGGACATGACCGAAGGCAAGGTCTCCACCGTGCTGGCCAATAATGGCCACGTGGAAACCGACGACGAGGGCAAACGGGTGCTGGTGCTGGAGGATGGGCGGCGCTACGCCGGCGAACCCGGCTCGGCCGCTTACGAAGTGGTGGAATTCAAGCGTTACGCCGTGGTGATCGGTGAGACGCGCAAGCTGATCGGTCCGCGCGACAACCGGCAGGGGCTGTCCACCCGAACCCTGTACCGGCAGCGACACGATGCCGAAGCGCGCTCGGAACTGATCTGGCGCTTCTCGATGCCGGTCAGCTGCCTGGTTCTGGCGCTGCTGGCGATCCCGTTATCCTATTTCAACCCCCGGAGCGGACAAACCTATAACCTTCTTGTGGCGATCCTGGCCTACTTCATGTACCAGAATGCCCTGACGCTGATTCGCAACGCCGCCTTGCATGACAGGCTGCCCTCCTCGACGATGTTCGCCTGCCACCTGGCCGTCCTGCTGATTGCCCTCGCGCTCATGCGCTATCGCAATCGCCCGGCCCGCCCGCTCGGACGGGTGGTGTCCAGCCTGTTCGGAAAAGCCTGA
- a CDS encoding leucyl aminopeptidase, which produces MEFNIKSGSPEKQRVACVIVGVYESRKLTLAADLLDRISNGFIGDVLRRGDMEGKLGSTLVLHSVPHTLCDRVMLVGLGKEREFRAKEYREAIRASIRALTQTSANEAVSYLSELTVKKHDVEWMIEQGTVVTMDALYRFDRFKTRSDEPVKEPRKLTLAVPRRSDLGDGERGLARGLAIANGMKLAKDLGNLPGNVCTPSYLADEARKLAESLGGEAEILGREDIEALGMGSFLSVARGSVEPARLIVLKYHGARERSDRPVVLVGKGITFDSGGISLKPGEGMDEMKYDMCGAASVLGAWAAAAEMKLPLNLVAVIPSCENMPSGGAVKPGDIVKSMSGQTIEILNTDAEGRLILCDALTYAERFNPATVVDVATLTGACVVALGHIATGLYSNQDTLARDLCAAGEEVGDRAWHMPLWDEYQELLKSPFADMANIGGRAGGSVSAACFLSRFAKAYDWAHLDIAGTAWKSGKDKSATGRPVPLLVQFLQDRADIALGNVVRRGRPRRETQETVDDDAD; this is translated from the coding sequence ATGGAATTTAACATAAAAAGCGGTAGCCCGGAAAAGCAGCGCGTTGCCTGCGTGATCGTCGGGGTCTACGAATCCCGCAAACTGACGTTGGCGGCCGATCTGCTCGACCGCATTTCCAACGGTTTCATCGGCGACGTCCTGCGCCGCGGCGACATGGAAGGCAAGCTCGGTTCGACGCTGGTGCTGCATTCCGTGCCCCATACCCTGTGCGACCGAGTGATGCTGGTCGGCCTTGGCAAGGAGCGCGAATTCCGCGCCAAGGAATACCGCGAGGCGATCCGCGCGTCGATCCGCGCGTTGACCCAGACGTCGGCCAACGAGGCGGTCAGCTACCTGTCCGAACTGACTGTCAAGAAGCACGATGTCGAATGGATGATCGAGCAGGGCACGGTGGTGACCATGGATGCCCTCTACCGCTTCGACCGTTTCAAGACCCGCAGCGACGAGCCGGTCAAGGAACCGCGCAAGCTGACGCTCGCCGTGCCGCGGCGCAGCGATCTGGGCGATGGCGAACGCGGCCTGGCGCGCGGTCTGGCGATCGCCAACGGCATGAAGCTGGCCAAGGACCTGGGCAATCTTCCGGGCAATGTCTGCACCCCTTCCTACCTGGCGGACGAGGCGCGCAAGCTGGCCGAATCGCTGGGGGGCGAGGCGGAGATCCTCGGCCGGGAAGACATCGAGGCGCTGGGCATGGGTTCGTTCCTGTCGGTGGCCCGCGGCAGCGTGGAGCCGGCCCGCCTTATCGTGCTCAAGTACCACGGCGCGCGCGAGCGGAGCGATCGCCCCGTCGTGCTGGTGGGCAAGGGCATCACGTTCGACTCGGGCGGCATCTCGCTCAAGCCGGGCGAAGGCATGGATGAAATGAAATACGACATGTGCGGGGCGGCCAGCGTGCTCGGCGCCTGGGCGGCCGCGGCGGAAATGAAGCTGCCGCTCAACCTCGTCGCCGTCATCCCGTCGTGCGAGAACATGCCCTCGGGCGGCGCCGTCAAACCCGGCGACATCGTCAAGAGCATGTCCGGCCAGACGATCGAGATTCTCAATACCGACGCGGAAGGCCGGCTGATCCTGTGCGATGCGCTGACCTACGCCGAACGTTTCAACCCCGCCACCGTTGTCGATGTGGCGACGCTGACCGGCGCGTGCGTGGTGGCGTTGGGTCATATCGCCACCGGTCTTTACAGCAACCAGGACACGCTGGCGCGAGACTTGTGCGCGGCGGGCGAAGAGGTGGGCGACCGGGCGTGGCACATGCCGCTCTGGGACGAATACCAGGAGCTGCTGAAGAGTCCCTTCGCCGACATGGCCAATATCGGCGGCCGCGCTGGCGGCAGTGTTTCGGCGGCGTGCTTCCTGTCGCGCTTCGCGAAGGCGTATGATTGGGCCCATCTGGACATCGCCGGCACCGCCTGGAAGAGCGGCAAGGACAAGAGCGCGACCGGCCGACCGGTGCCCTTGCTGGTTCAGTTCCTGCAAGACCGTGCCGATATCGCGCTCGGTAATGTCGTGCGCCGCGGCCGCCCGCGCCGCGAAACCCAGGAAACGGTGGACGATGACGCGGATTGA
- a CDS encoding DNA polymerase III subunit chi — translation MTRIDFYTQVAEPHDFACRLVRRVYREGVGLAVLLADDRELIAFSNRLWSFEDTSFIPHCRASAPEADDTPIWLATNLAATIKHPVLLNLGPELPDEPGRFERILEIVGRDEASLARARERFRACRQLGFEIVHHDMSHK, via the coding sequence ATGACGCGGATTGATTTTTATACCCAGGTCGCCGAGCCGCACGATTTTGCCTGCCGGCTCGTGCGCCGGGTATACCGCGAAGGCGTGGGCCTTGCCGTTCTGCTTGCGGACGACAGGGAGTTGATCGCCTTCAGCAATCGTCTTTGGAGTTTTGAAGATACGTCGTTCATTCCGCATTGCCGTGCTTCGGCACCGGAAGCGGATGACACGCCGATATGGCTTGCGACGAATCTTGCAGCTACGATAAAGCATCCGGTCCTTCTCAACCTGGGACCGGAACTGCCCGACGAACCGGGACGCTTCGAGCGCATCCTGGAAATCGTCGGCCGGGACGAGGCGTCACTGGCCCGTGCGCGCGAGCGCTTCCGGGCTTGCCGCCAACTCGGGTTTGAGATCGTACATCACGACATGAGCCACAAGTGA
- a CDS encoding alpha/beta hydrolase: MSPRLELLHEPAKGTKNDSPPLLFVHGAFCDASCWALRFMPWFARRGYDCWAVSLEGHGGSEGRHYLAAVSIDDYVKNLAATMRRIKTPPILIGHSMGGYVIRHYLSHHIPPAVVFLASVPPGGLASSSLRMLTHTPQMLMKLNLYQHGVYDPEFIEVKEMLFSRDAPDEAVEHLIRASQPESQRALMDMTLVHPLAIGLPPPVPALVLGAADDMLIPPADIVGTANLMDARAEILPHMGHMMMMDTRWESVAMRIHEWLEDGRFGHRRQRETASPPASAT, translated from the coding sequence ATGTCGCCGCGCCTGGAGCTCCTGCACGAACCGGCCAAAGGCACGAAAAACGACTCGCCGCCCCTGCTCTTCGTGCATGGCGCCTTCTGCGACGCCAGTTGTTGGGCACTGCGCTTCATGCCCTGGTTCGCCAGGCGCGGTTACGATTGCTGGGCGGTCAGCCTGGAAGGACACGGCGGCAGCGAGGGGCGGCACTATCTGGCCGCCGTGAGCATCGACGACTATGTGAAAAACCTCGCCGCGACGATGCGCCGCATCAAGACGCCGCCCATCCTGATCGGTCACTCGATGGGCGGTTATGTCATCCGCCACTATCTGTCGCACCACATCCCACCCGCCGTGGTGTTTCTCGCATCGGTGCCGCCCGGCGGCCTGGCGTCATCCAGCCTGCGCATGCTGACGCACACACCCCAGATGCTGATGAAGCTGAATCTCTACCAGCACGGCGTCTACGATCCGGAATTCATCGAAGTCAAGGAGATGCTGTTTTCCCGTGACGCGCCGGACGAGGCCGTCGAGCATCTGATCCGGGCAAGCCAGCCGGAAAGTCAGCGCGCGCTGATGGACATGACGCTGGTTCATCCACTGGCGATCGGGCTGCCCCCGCCGGTGCCGGCGCTGGTGCTCGGCGCGGCCGACGACATGCTGATCCCGCCGGCCGACATCGTCGGCACGGCCAACCTGATGGATGCCCGCGCGGAAATCCTGCCCCACATGGGCCACATGATGATGATGGACACGCGCTGGGAAAGCGTCGCCATGCGCATTCATGAATGGCTGGAGGATGGCCGGTTCGGCCATCGCCGCCAGCGGGAAACGGCTTCTCCCCCCGCCTCCGCGACATGA